Proteins encoded together in one Nostoc sp. PCC 7524 window:
- the tkt gene encoding transketolase: protein MAVATQSLEELSINAIRFLAVDAIEKAKSGHPGLPMGAAPMAFVLWNRFMRYNPKNPKWFNRDRFVLSAGHGSMLQYALLYLTGYDSVTIEDIKQFRQWESKTPGHPENFVTAGVEVTTGPLGQGIANGVGLAIAEAHLAAKFNKPDAKIVDHYTYVILGDGCNMEGVSGEAASLAGHLGLGKLIALYDDNHISIDGSTDVAFTEDVSKRFEAYGWHVLHVKEGNTDLEAIAKAIEEAKAVTDKPTMIKVTTTIGYGSPNKANTAGVHGAALGADEVKLTRERLNWEHEPFVVPEDILSYTRKAIERGAGYEADWNQAFADYKAKYPQEAAEFERYLSGKLAEGWDKVLPTYTPEDKGLPTRKHSETCLNKLAAVVPELIGGSADLTHSNLTEIKGKGDFQKGQYQNPNIHFGVREHGMGAICNGIALHSSGLIPYGATFLIFTDYMRAAIRLSALSLAGSIWVMTHDSIGQGEDGPTHQPIETLASLRAIPNLTVIRPADGNETSGAYKVAIERAKANAPTLLAFTRQNVPNLAGTSIENVAKGGYVLVDSEGTPDLILIGTGSELSLCVTAAEKLTAEGKKVRVVSLPAWDLFEAQDATYKESVLPKAVTKRLAVEAASSFGWHKYVGTEGDTVTIDRFGASAPGGVCLEKFGFSVDNVLAKAKQLLG, encoded by the coding sequence ATGGCTGTTGCAACCCAATCCCTCGAAGAACTTTCTATTAATGCGATCCGTTTCTTGGCTGTTGACGCTATAGAAAAGGCAAAATCAGGACACCCAGGATTACCGATGGGCGCGGCTCCTATGGCTTTTGTGCTATGGAATCGCTTTATGCGGTATAACCCCAAAAATCCCAAGTGGTTTAACCGCGATCGCTTTGTCCTGTCTGCTGGTCATGGCTCTATGTTGCAGTACGCCCTGCTCTACCTGACAGGCTACGACAGCGTAACCATTGAAGATATCAAGCAATTCCGGCAGTGGGAATCCAAAACCCCCGGACACCCGGAAAACTTCGTGACCGCAGGTGTGGAAGTTACCACCGGTCCCCTAGGTCAAGGTATCGCCAATGGCGTTGGTTTAGCCATAGCGGAAGCTCACCTGGCAGCTAAATTCAACAAACCCGATGCCAAGATTGTTGACCATTACACCTATGTAATTCTAGGTGATGGTTGTAACATGGAAGGTGTTTCCGGTGAAGCTGCTTCCCTCGCTGGCCATTTGGGATTAGGTAAACTCATCGCTCTGTACGACGACAACCACATCTCCATCGATGGTTCTACAGATGTTGCCTTCACCGAAGATGTTTCTAAGCGGTTTGAAGCCTACGGCTGGCACGTCCTCCACGTTAAAGAGGGTAACACCGATTTAGAAGCGATCGCTAAAGCCATTGAAGAGGCTAAAGCTGTCACCGATAAACCCACCATGATTAAGGTGACAACCACAATCGGTTACGGTTCCCCCAATAAAGCCAATACCGCCGGTGTTCATGGTGCAGCTTTAGGTGCAGACGAAGTAAAACTGACTCGTGAAAGACTGAATTGGGAACACGAGCCTTTTGTAGTTCCAGAAGATATCCTCAGCTACACCCGCAAGGCAATAGAACGCGGTGCAGGCTACGAAGCTGACTGGAATCAAGCATTTGCTGATTACAAAGCTAAGTATCCCCAAGAAGCAGCTGAATTTGAGCGTTACCTAAGCGGCAAACTAGCTGAGGGTTGGGATAAAGTATTACCTACCTACACCCCAGAAGATAAAGGATTGCCCACCCGTAAGCACTCAGAAACCTGCCTCAACAAATTGGCGGCGGTTGTACCTGAACTCATTGGTGGTTCGGCTGACTTAACCCACTCCAACCTGACCGAAATTAAGGGCAAAGGCGACTTCCAAAAAGGACAATACCAAAACCCCAACATCCACTTTGGTGTGCGGGAACATGGTATGGGGGCAATTTGTAACGGTATTGCCTTACATAGTTCAGGCTTAATTCCTTATGGTGCTACCTTCTTAATCTTCACCGATTATATGCGGGCTGCTATCCGCTTATCTGCCTTGTCTCTAGCTGGCTCGATTTGGGTGATGACTCACGACTCCATCGGTCAAGGTGAAGACGGCCCCACCCACCAACCTATTGAAACTTTGGCTTCCCTCCGCGCGATTCCTAACCTGACAGTGATTCGCCCCGCCGATGGTAACGAAACCTCCGGCGCTTACAAAGTGGCAATTGAAAGAGCAAAAGCCAATGCTCCCACTCTGTTGGCATTCACCCGTCAAAATGTCCCCAACTTGGCTGGTACATCTATTGAGAATGTAGCTAAGGGTGGTTACGTATTAGTAGATTCTGAAGGTACACCAGACTTAATCCTGATTGGTACTGGTTCAGAATTGAGTCTCTGTGTTACAGCAGCTGAAAAACTCACAGCCGAAGGTAAGAAAGTCCGTGTTGTTTCTTTACCTGCTTGGGATCTGTTTGAAGCACAAGATGCAACTTACAAAGAGTCTGTGCTGCCTAAAGCTGTTACTAAGCGTTTGGCTGTAGAAGCTGCTAGTAGCTTTGGTTGGCATAAGTACGTTGGTACTGAAGGCGATACTGTAACTATTGACCGCTTTGGTGCTTCGGCTCCTGGTGGTGTTTGTTTGGAGAAATTTGGCTTTAGTGTTGATAATGTGTTAGCTAAAGCTAAACAATTGTTGGGTTAA
- a CDS encoding glycosyltransferase family 2 protein codes for MKIHSMCIVKNESDIIEQTLKAAIKWSDFIYVLDNGSTDGSWEKVLNLAEAYKQIIPYKQDDCPFNLALFAEIFYHYRSNTSDGDWWCRLDADEIYIDDPRTFLSQVHQKYQAVWNASITYYFTDKDLELYNQDPSLYADDVPVEEKFRYYFNRWSEARFFRYDRNLVWDRDQSWPYFGAVYPVRIRLKHYQYRSPEQIQKRINTRILARQRGSDRFKHEVKRTLESDAANLQKKAASAIAIQLSGDEWKGRIQEASQFNYDNQDGNYVLNEDLMPKLPSVHPTIANRMRILKRYARALKKLIAPNRS; via the coding sequence ATGAAAATTCATAGTATGTGTATAGTTAAAAATGAATCTGACATAATAGAACAGACACTCAAGGCTGCTATCAAGTGGAGTGATTTTATATATGTTTTGGACAATGGTAGTACAGATGGCAGTTGGGAAAAGGTTTTAAATCTGGCTGAAGCGTATAAGCAAATTATTCCTTACAAGCAAGATGACTGCCCATTTAATCTTGCTTTATTTGCAGAAATTTTTTATCATTATCGTTCCAATACTTCTGATGGAGATTGGTGGTGTCGGTTAGATGCTGACGAAATTTATATTGATGATCCTCGAACCTTCTTATCTCAGGTACATCAAAAATATCAAGCTGTGTGGAATGCTAGCATAACTTATTATTTCACCGACAAAGACTTAGAATTATATAATCAAGATCCTTCGCTATATGCAGATGACGTGCCAGTAGAAGAAAAGTTTAGATATTACTTTAATAGGTGGTCAGAAGCACGTTTTTTTAGATATGACCGAAATTTAGTTTGGGACAGAGATCAAAGTTGGCCATACTTTGGAGCAGTATATCCTGTTAGAATCAGGTTAAAACACTACCAATATCGTTCACCTGAACAAATTCAAAAACGTATTAATACCCGTATTTTAGCTAGACAAAGAGGCAGCGATAGATTTAAGCATGAGGTTAAAAGAACTTTAGAATCTGATGCTGCTAATCTACAGAAAAAAGCCGCCAGTGCAATTGCAATACAACTCTCTGGAGATGAGTGGAAAGGCAGGATTCAAGAAGCATCACAATTCAATTATGACAATCAGGATGGTAACTATGTACTCAATGAGGATTTAATGCCTAAGTTGCCATCAGTTCACCCGACCATAGCAAATAGAATGAGGATACTAAAAAGGTATGCAAGAGCTTTGAAAAAGTTAATTGCCCCCAACCGTTCTTAA
- a CDS encoding FAD-binding protein codes for MVKIQSIESNKLSYFHTLHQFDKYAEVTTLEEFCEYYEWAKNNNIKVYILGNGSNTLFTKKRVQSLIIKNKLPKFINTLDDLHLEVSSSVLVMDILKYCQEKYLDSFYYLASVPATVGGALAMNAGRGRKHECTIYDYVESITFLENGCVKTLKNHEVERSYRETIFTGKHDKIILSAVFKFTPLNSKDNLLIERLKWSKENQDHSAPNCGSVFKLSYYPIMKIMKGFSIGEATFSPKTANWIINKSQSSLPILILILIAKILHFLAFKKVKLEIITID; via the coding sequence ATGGTTAAGATTCAATCCATAGAATCCAATAAACTATCTTATTTTCATACCTTACATCAGTTCGATAAATATGCAGAAGTTACCACTTTAGAAGAATTTTGTGAATATTATGAATGGGCAAAAAATAATAATATCAAAGTTTATATATTGGGCAATGGTTCCAACACTTTATTTACCAAAAAAAGAGTACAATCTTTGATCATTAAAAATAAATTACCCAAATTTATTAACACCTTAGACGATCTCCATCTAGAGGTATCATCATCAGTGCTAGTAATGGACATTCTTAAATATTGCCAAGAAAAATATCTTGACTCCTTTTATTATCTTGCATCTGTGCCAGCTACTGTTGGTGGCGCTCTAGCTATGAATGCAGGACGTGGTAGAAAGCATGAATGTACAATTTATGACTACGTAGAAAGTATCACATTTTTGGAAAACGGCTGTGTTAAAACTCTGAAAAATCATGAAGTAGAAAGAAGTTACAGGGAAACGATATTTACAGGTAAACATGACAAAATCATCTTGAGTGCTGTCTTTAAGTTTACACCTTTAAATTCTAAAGATAATTTATTAATTGAAAGACTCAAGTGGTCAAAAGAAAACCAAGACCATAGTGCGCCCAATTGTGGTAGCGTATTTAAATTATCATATTATCCGATAATGAAAATTATGAAAGGTTTCAGTATTGGAGAAGCTACTTTTTCCCCAAAAACAGCAAATTGGATCATAAACAAATCCCAAAGTAGTTTGCCAATTCTTATTTTAATTTTAATAGCTAAGATTTTACATTTTTTGGCTTTCAAAAAAGTAAAACTAGAAATAATTACTATAGATTAA
- the acpP gene encoding acyl carrier protein encodes MSQAEIFEKVKKIIVDQLSVDDAEKVTPQASFANDLGADSLDTVELVMALEEEFDIEIPDEAAEKITTVQEAVDYINSKVAASA; translated from the coding sequence ATGAGCCAGGCAGAAATCTTTGAAAAGGTCAAGAAAATTATTGTCGATCAACTCAGTGTTGATGATGCGGAAAAAGTCACACCACAGGCAAGTTTTGCCAATGATTTAGGTGCTGATTCCCTAGATACCGTTGAATTAGTTATGGCTTTGGAAGAAGAATTTGATATTGAAATTCCCGATGAAGCCGCCGAAAAAATTACAACCGTTCAAGAAGCAGTGGATTATATCAACAGCAAAGTTGCCGCATCCGCTTAA
- the fabF gene encoding beta-ketoacyl-ACP synthase II, translating into MTDYNRKRVVVTGVGAITPIGNTPSEYWEGLLSGRNGIDYISAFDASSHDCRIAGEVKNFDPHEYMDRKEAKRMDRFSQFGVAAAKQALADAKLVINELNAEQVGVIIGSGVGGIKVMEDQQTVYLNRGPDRCSPFMIPMMIANMAAGLTAIHTGAKGPNNCTVTACAAGSNAIGDAFRMIQGGYAQAMICGGCEAAVTPLSVAGFAAARALSTRNDDPAHACRPFDRDRDGFVMGEGAGILILEELQHALSRGARIYAEIVGYGMTCDAYHMTSPVPGGEGAARAMQLALKDAGIAPTQVSYINAHGTSTPANDSTETAAIKKALGDHAYKIAVSSTKSMTGHLLGGSGGIEAVATVLAVANDQIPPTINIENLDPECDLDYVPNTSRPLKVEVALSNSFGFGGHNVTLAFRKYV; encoded by the coding sequence ATGACAGATTATAATCGTAAACGCGTTGTTGTCACTGGTGTTGGCGCGATTACACCTATAGGTAATACACCGAGTGAATATTGGGAAGGATTGTTAAGTGGACGCAATGGCATTGATTATATCAGTGCATTTGATGCGTCTAGCCATGATTGCCGCATTGCGGGTGAGGTGAAAAACTTCGATCCACATGAGTATATGGATCGCAAAGAAGCCAAGCGCATGGATCGCTTTTCCCAGTTTGGAGTCGCAGCCGCTAAACAAGCTCTTGCCGATGCCAAGTTAGTTATTAATGAACTCAATGCTGAACAGGTAGGAGTTATCATTGGTTCTGGGGTAGGTGGGATTAAGGTCATGGAAGACCAGCAAACCGTTTATCTCAACCGCGGCCCCGATCGCTGTAGTCCATTTATGATTCCGATGATGATCGCCAACATGGCGGCCGGATTGACAGCAATTCATACTGGTGCCAAAGGGCCAAATAACTGTACTGTAACTGCTTGTGCGGCTGGCTCTAACGCCATTGGGGATGCTTTCCGCATGATTCAAGGCGGTTATGCCCAAGCCATGATTTGTGGTGGATGTGAAGCGGCTGTGACACCCTTATCTGTAGCTGGATTTGCGGCGGCACGGGCGCTTTCCACCCGCAATGATGATCCTGCTCATGCTTGTCGTCCTTTTGATCGCGATCGCGATGGATTTGTCATGGGAGAAGGTGCGGGAATCCTCATCCTCGAAGAGCTGCAACACGCCTTAAGTCGTGGCGCTCGGATTTATGCCGAAATCGTCGGTTATGGCATGACTTGCGATGCTTACCATATGACTTCCCCAGTTCCCGGTGGTGAAGGAGCCGCCAGAGCTATGCAACTGGCGCTCAAAGATGCAGGAATAGCACCAACACAAGTCAGCTATATCAACGCCCACGGCACCAGCACCCCGGCAAATGATTCCACGGAAACCGCCGCCATCAAAAAAGCCTTGGGCGATCATGCCTATAAAATCGCCGTTAGCTCCACCAAATCCATGACAGGCCATCTGTTAGGGGGTTCTGGCGGTATTGAAGCTGTAGCTACAGTTTTAGCTGTGGCTAATGATCAAATTCCCCCTACGATTAATATCGAAAACCTTGACCCAGAGTGTGATTTAGATTACGTTCCTAACACTAGCCGTCCTCTCAAAGTCGAGGTAGCCTTATCCAACTCCTTTGGATTTGGTGGTCATAATGTCACCTTAGCCTTTAGAAAGTACGTCTAA
- a CDS encoding CoB--CoM heterodisulfide reductase iron-sulfur subunit B family protein, which yields MLSQTLKYAYFPGCVAQGACRELYQSTQALTKALGIELIELKKAACCGSGTFKEDSQLLEDTVNARNIALAEELNLPLLTHCSTCQGVIGHVNERLQDYQQNNPAYVEQVNSLLHKEGCSPYRGSTEVKHLLYALVTDYGLEEISKRVTRKLSGLKCAAFYGCYLLRAQKLMPYDDPYNPEAMENMFRAVGATPIYYRGRTQCCGWPLSSYATTQSFQMAGMHIQEALANGADCLVTPCPLCHLNLDSRQPEVEKVIGKKLGLPVLHLPQLIALALGVSPQELGLERHIVSTKTVLEKLGF from the coding sequence ATGCTATCTCAGACGTTAAAATATGCTTACTTCCCCGGTTGTGTTGCTCAAGGTGCTTGCCGGGAACTGTATCAGTCAACTCAAGCTCTCACTAAAGCATTGGGTATTGAACTGATTGAATTAAAAAAAGCTGCTTGTTGCGGTTCTGGAACCTTTAAAGAAGATTCTCAACTGTTAGAAGATACAGTTAATGCCAGAAATATTGCCTTAGCAGAAGAATTAAATTTGCCCTTACTGACTCATTGCAGTACCTGTCAGGGTGTAATTGGTCATGTGAATGAACGGTTACAAGACTATCAACAAAATAACCCGGCTTATGTTGAGCAAGTTAATAGTTTGTTACACAAGGAAGGCTGTTCACCTTATCGTGGTAGCACAGAAGTTAAACATCTTTTATATGCTTTGGTGACGGATTATGGCTTGGAGGAAATTAGTAAACGCGTCACCCGCAAGTTATCTGGTTTAAAGTGTGCAGCTTTTTATGGTTGTTATTTGCTCCGCGCTCAAAAGTTGATGCCCTATGATGATCCATACAATCCAGAAGCAATGGAAAATATGTTTCGGGCAGTGGGCGCAACTCCAATTTATTACCGGGGGCGGACACAGTGTTGTGGTTGGCCTTTGTCTAGCTATGCTACTACCCAATCTTTCCAAATGGCAGGGATGCACATTCAAGAAGCCTTAGCAAATGGTGCAGATTGTCTAGTAACACCTTGTCCTCTCTGCCATCTGAATTTAGATTCTCGTCAACCAGAGGTAGAAAAAGTCATTGGCAAAAAGTTAGGTTTACCAGTGCTACATTTACCCCAGTTAATTGCTTTGGCATTGGGTGTTAGTCCCCAGGAATTGGGTTTAGAACGGCATATTGTTTCTACAAAAACAGTGTTAGAAAAATTGGGGTTTTGA
- the lpxD gene encoding UDP-3-O-(3-hydroxymyristoyl)glucosamine N-acyltransferase has protein sequence MKLSDILNQLEAKTNDHSLAINPNNDPEITGLAAVDEAITGQLSYIEGAKFASFISKTNATALILPQDAAIQAQAQERGIAWVATSTPRLLFAKAIALFYQPYRPAPEIHPTAVIHPTAKIGNDVYIGPHVVIQPGVEIGNDVVIHPNVVIYPDVKIGDRTTLHANCTIEERSQIGADCVIHSGAVIGAEGFGFVPTRTGWFKMEQSGYVILEDRVEIGCNTTIDRPSVGETRIGCDTKIDNLVQIAHGCQIGKGCAIAAQTGMAGGVTLGNRVILAGQVGIANQAKLGDGATVSAQSGILHDVEPGEIVSGTPAVPHKLYLKVAGLYSRLPDMYQFFRQLQRQMRE, from the coding sequence ATGAAGTTAAGCGACATATTAAATCAATTAGAAGCTAAAACCAACGATCATAGCCTTGCTATCAATCCAAACAACGACCCAGAAATTACAGGGTTAGCTGCTGTCGATGAAGCTATAACTGGTCAACTCAGCTATATTGAAGGTGCTAAATTTGCGTCTTTTATAAGTAAGACCAATGCTACTGCTTTAATTTTGCCTCAAGATGCAGCAATACAAGCACAAGCACAGGAACGGGGGATTGCTTGGGTAGCTACAAGTACACCCAGGCTGTTGTTTGCAAAAGCGATCGCTTTATTTTATCAACCATACCGCCCCGCTCCAGAAATTCACCCTACAGCCGTCATTCACCCCACGGCAAAAATTGGCAATGACGTTTACATTGGCCCCCATGTCGTAATTCAACCAGGGGTAGAAATTGGTAACGATGTAGTTATTCACCCCAACGTCGTGATTTACCCCGATGTCAAAATAGGCGATCGCACCACCCTCCACGCCAACTGTACAATCGAAGAACGCAGCCAAATCGGTGCAGATTGCGTTATTCACAGTGGTGCTGTCATCGGTGCAGAAGGTTTTGGTTTTGTCCCTACCCGTACTGGTTGGTTCAAAATGGAACAATCTGGCTATGTAATTTTAGAAGATCGTGTAGAAATCGGTTGTAATACCACCATTGACCGCCCATCGGTAGGCGAAACCAGGATAGGATGTGATACTAAGATTGATAACCTAGTGCAGATTGCTCATGGTTGCCAAATTGGTAAAGGCTGTGCGATCGCTGCCCAAACTGGCATGGCTGGAGGTGTAACATTAGGCAATCGTGTAATTTTGGCAGGACAAGTAGGAATTGCCAATCAAGCGAAACTTGGAGATGGTGCAACTGTCTCGGCTCAAAGTGGTATTCTGCACGATGTTGAGCCAGGAGAAATTGTATCCGGTACTCCGGCTGTTCCTCATAAGCTATATCTCAAAGTAGCTGGTCTTTATAGCCGCCTGCCAGATATGTATCAATTTTTTAGACAACTGCAACGTCAAATGAGGGAATGA
- a CDS encoding SagB/ThcOx family dehydrogenase: protein MPEIHQSIAQHYHERTKYDPETLASKSQRLDWAKQPVPFKEYRIGSDIDLKPYIQETPEGFANDPHAQWWQRLSRLLFRSYGLTARMPSMGSTVYLRSAPSAGGLYPAEVYVVSRGTPLLPAGLYNYQCRTHSLLCFWENDVWQALQEACFWHPALESTQLAMIVTAVFYRSAWRYEDRAYRRICLDTGHLLGNIELAAAITDYRPHLIGGFIDEAINDLLYIDPKQEGAIAVLPLADLLDIQQNLPPGCTALPSATETNYPDIPDGELLKYFHSHTEIQAGITGKLNLPAVKQPKSLEDKYNFPFCLKIPTTTTPIYWGEKLSDLELAIHKRRSTRAYNGEDLAFDELKALLDFTYQPQNYIDQSLDNAPDYFDLNLIQTFIAVCGVNGLESGCYYYAPKAQELRQIRFKNFRRELHFLCLGQELGRDAGAVIFHTADLKSAIAQYGDRVYRYLHMDAGHLGQRLNLAAIHLNLGVSGIGGFFDDQVNEVLGIPADEAVLYITTLGRPR from the coding sequence ATGCCAGAAATACACCAATCAATTGCACAGCATTATCACGAACGTACTAAATACGACCCTGAGACCCTTGCCTCTAAAAGTCAAAGGCTAGATTGGGCTAAACAGCCAGTACCGTTTAAAGAGTACAGAATCGGTTCTGACATCGACCTGAAACCTTATATCCAAGAAACACCAGAGGGATTTGCCAATGATCCTCATGCTCAATGGTGGCAAAGACTTTCGCGGTTACTGTTTCGCAGTTATGGGCTAACAGCTAGAATGCCTTCTATGGGTAGTACGGTATATTTACGTTCTGCTCCTAGTGCTGGGGGATTGTATCCTGCGGAAGTGTATGTAGTTTCTCGTGGTACGCCCTTATTGCCAGCTGGTCTGTATAACTACCAATGTCGGACTCATTCTTTGCTTTGTTTTTGGGAAAATGATGTTTGGCAAGCATTACAAGAAGCTTGTTTCTGGCATCCTGCTTTAGAAAGTACCCAATTAGCCATGATTGTAACGGCGGTTTTTTACCGTTCTGCATGGCGTTATGAAGACAGAGCTTACCGTCGAATTTGTTTAGACACAGGACACCTATTAGGCAATATCGAGTTAGCGGCGGCGATTACCGATTATCGCCCACACTTGATTGGTGGTTTTATCGATGAAGCGATTAATGATTTACTATACATCGATCCAAAACAGGAAGGCGCGATCGCAGTCTTACCTCTGGCAGACTTATTAGATATCCAGCAAAATTTACCCCCAGGATGTACCGCCCTCCCCTCCGCCACAGAAACCAATTATCCTGACATCCCCGATGGTGAATTGTTGAAGTATTTTCATAGCCATACCGAAATTCAGGCAGGTATCACTGGCAAGCTCAATTTACCAGCTGTAAAACAACCAAAATCTTTAGAAGATAAATATAATTTTCCTTTTTGTTTAAAAATTCCTACCACTACCACACCGATTTACTGGGGAGAAAAGCTCTCAGATTTAGAACTTGCTATCCACAAGCGACGTTCTACCCGTGCCTATAATGGTGAGGATTTAGCTTTTGATGAACTCAAAGCTTTACTCGATTTCACCTATCAACCCCAAAATTATATTGATCAAAGTTTAGACAATGCTCCAGATTATTTTGACTTGAACTTAATTCAAACATTTATTGCTGTCTGTGGAGTTAACGGATTAGAATCTGGCTGTTACTACTACGCACCCAAAGCCCAAGAATTACGACAAATTCGCTTTAAAAACTTCCGGCGAGAGTTACACTTCCTCTGCTTGGGACAAGAACTTGGCAGAGACGCAGGAGCAGTGATTTTTCATACGGCTGACCTCAAATCAGCTATTGCCCAATATGGCGATCGCGTTTATCGTTATTTACACATGGATGCTGGTCATTTGGGCCAACGTCTGAATTTAGCTGCAATTCACCTAAATTTGGGTGTGAGTGGCATTGGTGGCTTCTTCGATGACCAAGTAAATGAAGTTTTAGGGATTCCTGCTGATGAGGCCGTGTTGTACATTACAACATTAGGTAGACCAAGATAA